aatgttctggttatttaagttGCTTGCTAATGAGCAGACAAGTGGCTTTGGCAGAGAAGTACAGCATTAGCTGCTCACCTTTAAATCTGAGTGTTGTTGGCACCTGCGTCTTCTCTGCTCTTTGCTAAATTGGATACAGTTAAGGATGTAAACACCAGaggaaaactgaataaaaagaagaaaaaagcaaaacagacttaagtatttaaagtcatgacaaaaaaaaatgtttgtaaattgCTCATAAATGTACGTTTTACAGTGCCATGACTTTCtgattttgaaagaaagaaaataaggcCAGCTACTTAAACAACAGAATCATCTAAAAGTAGGAATGACTTACTGATTATGGAACTAATTGGAAAGCAACCACAGGGTCCCCCGGGATTGAAATTTATAGCCACTGCCAATGCTAATGGAtgcttttataatttatttttctactaattataatTACATTCATACATTCTTATAcacacttaatccatttcaaggtTATGGTGGAGCATAAAatggcagcactggatgcaaaGTTGGATACAACCCTGGACAGAAttttagtccatcacaggacacacacacacatttacaataTGCCTGTGTAGAATTAACAATTTAACCCAACCTGCACACCTTTGGAGATGCACCACCATGTCGCTCAATTTCAGTTTTACTATTCTTCTATTTTGATGAAGTTTGGGTTTAAAGGAGGGGAAAAAAGAGCAAAGTAAGATTAATGCTAAGTGGGTCCAATAATTTGACTGCCCAGTTCCTAAACATTTAAAGCTAGGTAATGATCTTCTTTTGTAAGAACATGTAAAAAATCAATTATATACTGgcaaatgtgaaacaaaaaatgaatctgAAATGTTGCAATTGCACTTAACACAGAACAAAGTGATCATGAAAGGACTATGCCGAACTGACCTCTGTTAACTGCTTGCTCTTGTTAATTGCTGAACAGTTTGTTACAGATGACAGTGACGCCTTTTCCAATCCATATGCAATATTTGCTAAGGACCCAGCTGAGTTGAAGAGAATGCTGCAGGAATTCAAAGTAATTGACTGGAAGCAAAGCCTTCTGGTAAACGGTAGGTATCTGACCATTTCAGTCAGCCAAAAATAAGCTAACAGCTGGAACCTAATCTCATAAATTAAGAAGCTTTAATATGTGAACTGAAGTCATCTCTCTGAAAACTGGCTCTGTGGCTTAGTGGTTAAGAGTTGTAGAAACTCGGGGAATACGTAACATAAAATTTTAGACATTCTGTACAACTTTAAGAGTATTCTAGTGGAGAGGAGTTTTAAACCTGGAGATTCACACTTCAAATGCCACGGTCTTTATGTCTGTCACAAATTCTTCTCACCTTCTTGTGCTCTTTCCTGAAGGCCCATGAGGGCAAAAGAGTTTCAGGTCTTTTCTTACCACATCCTATCTCGTTTTGCTGTGCCTGTCAAAAGTGAGAAGATGTGGTGAGGAAAGCAGCAGTCGTTAAGACATTCTTTGAAATTCAGGATTTGCTAAAATGTACATTGTGCTTATTATTAAGGTGTTCCGGGTTCCTCCTTTGATATTTTGCAAGAAGTGGCTGATGCAAAAAATTTGACATTGGAGCATTTCATGATACCAagcaaagtgtttattcatcataATCCCGAAAGCATTCGTGACGATGGTCGGTAAGTACTGACAACTGTCTGCTTGACACAGCCTGGCCTGTTCCGTAGCTGTCATCCATTGGTCCAGATATGACCTACaaagttagttattattattttaagttattgCTGTACTGGCTCCAAGACTAAATATGCGCACATTCGTTTTCCTAGAACTAGAACATTCTGTTTTTAAGCTTTGTAAaagttagttagccaataaaaggtatcattttgcttgacttcttacaaACATTCATAATGTaggctttgtaaaataaataaataaacactcctATGATCTGTTCTTTTTTCTCAAACATAATGTACTGTAATAATCTTAGTTACTAAAACAATTCCCTGTTTACTTTGCAGGTTTCACAAATCATCAAAGCTGTCCAGTGACACCATGTTCCTTGCAGAGCTCATTAACAAACACATAAGCTATGGTGGAAGTGAACAGAGCCTGAATTATATAAAGAAGTGTATTGAACGTTTCCCATCTGTTTGCATGTCTGATGATGAGGGCCGCCTTATGGGATGGAGTTTGACTGATGAACTGTCCGCATTCAGGATGGGTTACATCCTTCCAGAGTTCAGGAACAAGGGCTGTATGAGGACAATTGTCACATTTCTGGCAAAGGAGATGCATCGTTGGGGACTTCCAGTCTACAACTTTATTGCAGAAGAGAACACTatatctgctttgttttctaaAAGTTTTGGTATGACAGAATATCCAGATATTTACTATTATCTCAGGATGACTCCAAAAAAAAGTAGCCTATGAGAGTTCACAAAACATTTGCAacagataattttaaaaaatgcacttcttgcttattaactctttcagggctgatgtcgacttttgtcaatagGAGGAGCTGACGATAatcggtaatcagctgtaaactgtgacaaaaccaaccgttgtgttttagtttgactctcatTGGTAGAAGGAAAGTTCTCTTCTTtggttttgaccgagatttcctgcgtaGCAAGGCGCAGAGAATGGCAAAAATAGCACTGCCATCTGGTGAGAGATTAAAGCGAaagcgtaaagcaaaatactccatggaggACGTGTTGCCTGttctctctgaattggactaagacTTGTTGGacactgattttgatacaagcaatCGAAAACGAATATGAGGTGttgcagcttcagctgattggtccccagctaatcgtggtgctgaacaggttcatgtagttgACATGCCTATGGCactgttcgcctgggaggactgccacttaacaatgataagaggtagaaaccagattgcaatgcactgtgaccgtgACCGCTGCTGTTGCCTCGTGCAGTCACGTGAATGCAGCCTGGCAGCttgcctgctgcacattcttggcaaactggcagccacagcatgcagcaacagatgttttatgttgatttctgtgtgaagccattgcgtttcagaaaactatgttttttggaaaaaatattcagccctcaaagagttaaattacattttcttggtgtatatgtatatatatatatactgtatgtatatatatatatatagtaaaaaacagaaagaatatactctatataattatatataaaatctgacgttttcatgttgcattttttgtcacgctttaaatcggcttattttaaaacttacatatatatatatggttaatATAATGGTATCAttcatttcagaatttatcaaactttaatgtgatgttgttagattttcagattcttattccgcttttaaattctaaactaaaaaatatcaagaactcacatcctgcgagacaatACTTAATCAAtagtgccaaaagatttaaccacgcccggggccggaaataaaagacaaagagtaggacagctgctgtacaggcttttaaatgttcgaagcgccgcgtgagatgcagatcatgcggcacgacagcagcagcagcagcagcagcagtagctgatcaagcaaagaggaggtaaaaaaaaaactattttttctcattgtatcaccgtttaagagggggtttcagaggagcgactgcatctccttggggtgcattcagcccccctcttcacaatgcgagtggcagactGGCTGCAACTGCAGGTTGGGTGCCAAAGGTGCTGGGGGGGTGagcccccctagtatatatataaaagtcacttGTATTTGCCCCTGTTATTTGAACTTTACTGGTGTTCTGCTTAATGGCACTTTTATTGACCCTGCTGGTTAATAGGTACCTAAATGCCATATGTAAGaaaatgcatgtatttaaatatatctgtGTTAGGCATTAACATGTGTTTTATGGTTTGATTATTTCATAACTGTGATTTGCGTGTCCTCCTcttgtctgtatggattttttcACTTCTTTCCTCTTGTATTCTCCAAAGATGTGCACATGAGGTTTATAAATGGCTATAAATTGGCATTGcacttgtgtgcgtgtgtgtgtggcgtgatgcctgcaatggactggttgcTCCCACTGGGGTAGGTGCCTACCTTGTTACTGATGCCCCCATGTTAGGTTCTCCCCACCCACTGATGGTATGTTTGTTGAGAATGCTGTGGTTTATTTTCAGTTGTGTTAAATCTCTCGTTGTATTTTTAGCCGTATGACTAAATCATTCAAAATTGTATAAATGTCTGCCAGAGCTGCTTGTCTATAATCTTATTTTTGAAGTGCCAATATCATGTTTTATTACAGCTGTGTTATAGGTTAATCAAAATATTGCATATTAATTTTACAATGTGCTGAAAACAGATTGTAGTGATTTGTGACAGTAATGTCATTAatgttctaaaatgaaatttaaaatgctGCAACTCTGAAGCCTCTCATAGATattatagatacatttttaaaaaacgttGTCACTATCATTCACATTCCTTATTTCTATACTGTTTTAAATTTTGCAGCAATAGCTCCTAGATGCTCCTTGGTGATGGAATCTATTCTTATGCAAATGCATGTTAAATGTTTAAAGGTTTCTTTTCAGcataaaatcattaaataataatttgggtacttgtgtgttttaaatattttcttttaattactgtattcccataacagtGCAGAATGCTCATAAAATTGTTTTATGGAGCATTTGATGCACTTGTATTTACTTCTTgaattttggaataaaatgctaCCAAGCAAATATCCTCTTTATTATAACGTTTAATTGGCAATGATAGAAGCAAGACTGACTATTCattattttcccatttttccTCAACATTTGTCAAATGGGATGATTTACACGGTGAATACGTCGAGAACTACCAGGCTGTCTGTGCAGCACATGTTGCCATTAAGCTTCAGGAGTGAAGGGCTTCAAGTGTCACATTATAAAATGCAGAATGTGCTTCATTGTTATAAAAGGTTATCACTTGGTGATGTCTCATCAGAAAATGATCTAAGCAACATCATTAAACCTGTATAAAACATACTTGATTGTTCAACAGCTAGTAATGACCTAATGTGAaagaataatacagtatgtacacagtacaatgcataatcttcatatataatacgctaccgtggctgtctgtttgtctgtccaggatttgaaatcacctgtcgctcgcaaaccgtttgacctactgacctgaaatttggtacacatatactaggtgacgtctactgtccactttcagggtgatgattgaccaccaaggttattcgtctttttatttttattttattttattgtagaatcaactcttgggaGCAGCCAGCATGGCGGttgtgcggcacatgcgtatgggtgccgttctcatccctaccaccttcgccgtcacttcccctacctcttcatatcttaaatcaggccgattgaagacttaagtgccagcttaagtgaataattaaagaaaacgtagcAAGTAATTGCAACTTAATccgttttaacgtgaaaagatgccaacgaaagaagagaagcagcgggccgctagggtggagaaaagaagcaagagtatcaacctctgagcaaacgaatgctaaacgtacagagaaagaggatgaaaactaggaatgctcaagtcaagtgtattcactgcacattatagtgcagtgcgccattactggtataatataatttacatacagtaaattattatactccctgcgtggagtttgcatgttgtccccgtgtctgcgtaggttttctccaggtactctggtttcctcccacagtccaaagacatgcaggttaggtgcattggtgattctaaattgtccctggtgtgtgcttggtgtgtgggtgtgggtgtgccctgcggtgggctggcaccctgcccagggtttgtttcctaccttgcaccctgtgttggctgggattggctccagcagacccccgtgcgaccctgtagttaggatatggcgggttggatactggatggatggatggatggatatacagcgACCAACATGACTACTGAGACAGTGAAATCAAAATTGTTAGTTTGCTGTATACACAGGTAATtgctatatgaaataaaagagttaataaaaggCAAGTATATATAGTGTCACTGTTTATTTTAGATATTTATGTGTATCTATCATGTAATGTCTTAGAGTAGTGCTACTTTTTTATGTTCTATCATAACTATCAGTATTGGGGCAAGTAACATGTGGTGACCTCTTATTAGCAAGATGTCGAATTTTGCACTAATTGTGCACACCAAAGAGGCGTGAATGTCTCATGTTGAACTTAGAACTCTTGGAGTCAGCATGCCTAAATTAAGGAAGATTAttcatgccaaaattaaatgcaatcctgTGTATTAACTACattgaaatgcaatgcatatgcatgTGATGCATTTAATTTTAGCATCGTTTTATTCTGTCCAACCAACTGATCGATTACTTTTCACTACGGCACACAATTTTCATGTCAGATACAAAAGAGCATTGtgttttaattcatgtccatagatCGCACGTCATACCTAAAAGATCAGCAAACTTATTTCGTTTAGTGGCTGTTCTGAGTGTATTGCATTTCAAGTCAAGACAATGCATTAATCGTATGTCAAAACTGAATGTATTCAAATGACCAAATCAGAGTGAAAAGATCGGGCAGGAGGCACTCCACTTCTCGTATCATGTTGTTTCATTCTTCTCTTTAATGCGGAGGAATTCAGTGCCACGTGAGAGCCACAGaccaaacttaaaaaataaaaaaccaaaaacaaaaaagttggaTTCCTAAATGCACTAAACTGCATGCGGCCCTCCCACTGATGCCTCGTGGGATATCCTTGTGCACACATTAAATCACAAGGTGAGcgcaaaagaacacatttctacATCATTGTCATAGTTCTGGTACTTTTTGATGACATTATGTTTGTTCAATAATAAACCTTGACCTCCTGATTAATTTTTTAgcaattaacttttaaaaattgaaattttcAAACAGAGGATtggcattattaaaaaaaaatatctgatatGTCCAATTCAATACATGACTTTTCCTTCCTGATGTTAATACACATAAAACTCTCAATAATTTTATCTGGAGAGCGAAATCAACTGAAGCAATGTAGGTCAAAATCAATGGACTGCTAGCATTTTATGAAGCTAATAATTAATGCCAAGTTTCATTCAGACCTAGTGctttgtttttgagttatcataTGCACACACCAGCACTGAAACTCACTTGGGGAAATTTCAAATCAGCTATcataatacacacatttatacaaagtggagagaaaaacccacacagacaggatGGGAAACACACAGGCAGTAGCCGAGCACAggatttacatttgcatttattcacttagtagatgcttttatccaaagcgactcacAAAAGAGTAAACGTCATGTAAACATAAATTTGGAGGACTGTTTGGgtacaagtgtgacaggacaagggtacaaaattgatcatcactcATGTACAGCACATGCGTTATCCAgtttaataatgttaaaataatgatatctttttcatCTGCAGAGTAGGCAATATTATGATATAATTAATCATGATCACGGTTATGGTATATATCATGGTATAATCTATGTGCATATATTTTTCAGATTGAATTAATTTGAGGTGCTTCTCTTGGCCCAGTTTCACAGGTTAACAGTGAGTAGTTATgttgtgatgtttcttttcataAGGACCATTTCAATCAACTGAAGCCATTCTGAAATATCTGTACTGTGCCAAATAATGCATACATGGCACGTCTTTTAAGACACAGAATCTTGGAAAATATGTATACTCGacagaccaggggtctccaactccagtccaggggcctcatgtatgtacatggcgtacgaacaaaagcggaaatgtgcttacgcagaaaaaaatccagatgcataaatctatgcgtacgccaacttccacgttcttctgctacataaatcccagtcaacgtgaaaagtaactcaagtgcacgcgcctgctgtcctgccccaactcctcccagaattatgcctctttgaatatgcaaatcaatataaatagcccttaagctcagccttctgtgaaaagacaatggcaaaagtacgagggaaactagaaggatttcagcgaataccaagaacttactatttgtttgttttaacagtggtataaacaataaaaggaagttgatcgagtgacatagcgtgttggagaaactcgaaagcacaagttcacaaagtcgcacagtgcccaaaataaaaaagaagttgtcatatatcaaagtcaccatgaaaaggtgagtcgtagcctaccatctgagtgtcatatgaaagtttattagggtacaaaggaaaaaaaataggcacacagtggggaaaaaaagcacaaaatgtcaactttaatctcgaaatttccactttaatcacgtagtttattttgtcattaaagtagaacatcataaacttcatcttaaaatcatttaatttactagtttctcaaatgccatcgtaactaaagtagcatgttaaatgctttgttttgtatttgatcttctatgtggttTATgcatgtgaatcactacgtgcttctgggctttctcttccaccaacaggacacagaatccattacattcgtaatagtagagctctctgaataattgaaatactgagaagtatacgtgatatcattttcatgatgataggagttaaagcatgttattaaacatgggaacatggtggcgcagtgattgttcatgcctcacgcagatGCTTGCTGTGACGTGTGTggcctttgatgaaataatttattgtagcagtactgtctctttcaaacatactaacccccaattcctgtccttacctttctttctccaaatacccaatcccCACACAATTATctttgtaatagacgttaagccatctgtaagcttagaacgctgattcttcaaaacttttaaggaacattgaaatatcttcgtagtacgtgtttaattattctatccttctagtgtcgtgccagacccagcaagaatacagcgtgagacacgaacaatccgtgaacggagcgctccttgctagcactgtgacaccatgtcctcacatgtttaattattaacaatatagattatttaaatgaagttaaagttttatctatataatataataaacatattttgctgcattttatcttaaaaatgatattgtcatatgtaaatacacgctttataaagtggctcaggttgtgcaatattataactgtatcgcacatttacagtgaggtaattgtacttataggtacaaacagttctacaaggagcacttgatggactgattgagtgcgtttaaagttcttgggatgaaactgtttctgaactgcgaggtccgtacaggaaaggctctgaagcgtttgctgtgtgAGAAAAGTTAAAtggacagcatggctgaggcagcgtgtgcttgatgctgtataccaataattctctttccaatcagctgctgtagatctgtgattccccactcagatacagtgatataaatactccgagtggtgcagtgagagtaatatggaaaaagaagaaaaaggtggagcgagagtaacaacactaaagcagttatggtatttagaatagtttgaccattctgtggacaatgatattgttacaggttaattacaatcagatgccttaaactaataaacaatatgcggttaatttcagtgtatttataaagccgcgtcagggatgtggatctaaaaaagtaagggtaatcacacaggaacagtagcactgctttgatgctgggtggcaccagtttgcaaaaccgagcggagaacttgcgtacaccagggttggagctaccgtgaaaatgtgcgtggctttatgccaagtttaggttttatacatcgcgatctgagtgtagaaatgttcgtacacaacatttttgcacgtacacaccatttatacatgaggcccctggagagctactgtggctgcaggttttcattttaacccagGGGTCCTtggtcacagtcctggagggccgcagtggctgcaggtttttgttctaacccggttgcttaattaaaaagcaattcttgccaataatttaatttcatggcttgttagtggtttaactctgccatgtcaggccattctcatattctagattttgttctcctttctaaggatatcatcctaatgatttgaaggctaaaatggaggagtaattctcagtccttcattttttttctcttcactttccttccaagtatttaattaaatccagTAGTGcgagataaatacacacaggtgtaaatggtaacaagcaaaatggagaaatgctggtctcttttgtcatttgcatgtcattgttagggcggcatggtggcgcagtgggtagcgctgctgcctcgcagttgggagatctggggacctgggttcgattcccgggtcctccctgcgtggagtttgcatgttctccccgtgtctgcgtgggtttcctccgggcgctccggtttcctcccacagtccaaagacatgcaggttaggtggattggagattctaaattggccctagtgtgtgctttgtgtgtgggtgtgtttgtgtgtgtcctgtggtgggttggcaccctgcccaggattgtttcctgccttgtgccctgtgttggctgggattggctccagcagacccccgtgaccctgtgttcggattcagcgggttggaaaatggatggatggatggatgtcattgtTAATTAGGAACATCAAAAACCAAGAATAAagcagtttaagactaaaataagcaataagggttccaaatcttaacgagtgaaacaattaaagtgaagcagaagtgtcacttgagcaagaaGTGCTTCtttttaagaaattgggttggagcaaaaacctgcagccattgccaccctccaggactgtgattgaggacttctgttctaacccttttcttaattagtgaccagattttgctgctagttaactctttgccttaattttaattgatgcacaacttaataCTCAGGCCActtaatcatttcatttttcataattagcaaccaaacaatattacgACACataatgtaccaacacataaacaaccacctgtgcccatcacacaataactgaaaataaagaaaggtgaaggcctcattaatgttgatctgctcaggtccacaaaacattttgacagcgctcttaaaaaaagaagctcaacagttttggaaatgtctgccatggcagaatgagcgccatggaattaaataacgggtttaattagtaACGAGAACTGGCTTCAAGTTAAGAAGCTGAATGCAGTGAAGTTGGTTTGGAGTTGGCCATTTGTTGGCTCACTTCGCATCAAATTTATGTTAAAGTGTTGTTTAAGGAAACAAAATCAATTCAGAGGTCatagtctcaagaaaagtcaattacaataatgggaaatagttaattagcagcaaaaactggtcactaattaagaaaagagagaatgaaaacctgcagccacagtagctctccagaaCTGGacttggagacccctggtctgtAGAGTACGCATATTTTCCAAGATTCTTTGTCTTAAAAGATGTGCCATGTATGCATTATTTGGCACAGTACAGATATTTCTGAATTACTTCAGTTGATTAAAATGGTCCTTATGAGAAGAAACATCACAGCAGAACTGCCCACAGTTAACCTGTGAAACTGGGCCAAGAGAAGCACCAAAAATGAATTCAATCTGAAAAATATATGCACATAGATTACACCATGATATATACCATAACCGTGATCATGATTAATTATATTGTACTATTGTTATAGACTAtacaataagaaaataagaaagattgaaaattaaaaataagtatccAAAGATCTATTCTTCCCAATTTACCTGTTTCCCAATTGAACACAAACAGGTAAGCCCAAGTAGATTTTAAAATTGCCTTTCCAAACATCTTTGCgaacatgaagaaaaattatataaagacTCATTTTAAGACATGAATCTGAACCAACGTAAATGCAAATCTCCGTTAACTGCACACTACTCACAATGAAAACAAGCCCCACAGTACAGGCTACTAAAGAAAGCCTTCAAACTCGTCACACTACTGAAATGAAGTTTTCCTGAAAACattcttttcaattttcaaaatcctctttctaCAAAAATCAGTATTAgcagacaatttttaaaaatatttaagaaatattcTTATTTGTACCAAACAAAACATCTTCTATTCCATTGTTTTCTGTCCTTGAAGATATATAGCATCTTaacattgtgatggacggccggcgtttcagtctggccgggacgtccctgaacagaaaaaaggaggaagagcaggcttttcagggcattgcatcccccgggacgctaggtggcagctcccctggacggaaatggttccctgGATTCcttcagggcatcatgggacacgGAGTCCGTtccctcagccctgttgggtgccgccagggggagctcacaaagaacctgcaGACTCCTATTGTTgttacaacccggaagtacttcagaggcacgaggacggaagcctgcagtacttccgggctacttgaaggatgatgtggcgtttgacccggagaaggaatacttccaggtcatggacatACATTGCCTGGCCAAAATAatagtcgccaccaaaaaaaaaggtcacacactctaatatttcgttggactgcctttagctttgattacggcacgcattcgctgtggaattgtttcgataagcttctgcaatgtcacaagatttagttccatccagtgttgcattcatttttcaccaagatcttgcattgaagatggtagagtctgaccgctgtgcaaagccttctccagcacatcccaaagattctcaatggggttaaggtctggactcagtggtggccaatccatgtgtgaaaaagatgtttcatgctccctgaaccactctttcacaatttgagcccgatgaatcctggcattgtcatcttggaatatgcccgtgccttacggctacacagctgttcagtcctaATCcattgagttcccttcgcattgtgcatgtggaaatgctcttactttcactattaaacatagacctgagttctactgttgtttttcttcgatttgatttgaccaaacatttaagtgatcgccgatcacgatcattcaggatttttttccggccacatttcttcctcaaagacgatgggtccccactatccttccagttttaataatgcgttggacagttcttaacccaattttagtagtttctgcaatctccttagatgttttctctgcttgatgcatgc
This region of Erpetoichthys calabaricus chromosome 8, fErpCal1.3, whole genome shotgun sequence genomic DNA includes:
- the LOC114656318 gene encoding glycine N-acyltransferase-like protein 3 isoform X3 translates to MEVHVDSWPDYRTVVLRRQRQFVTDDSDAFSNPYAIFAKDPAELKRMLQEFKVIDWKQSLLVNGVPGSSFDILQEVADAKNLTLEHFMIPSKVFIHHNPESIRDDGRFHKSSKLSSDTMFLAELINKHISYGGSEQSLNYIKKCIERFPSVCMSDDEGRLMGWSLTDELSAFRMGYILPEFRNKGCMRTIVTFLAKEMHRWGLPVYNFIAEENTISALFSKSFGMTEYPDIYYYLRMTPKKSSL
- the LOC114656318 gene encoding glycine N-acyltransferase-like protein 3 isoform X2 — encoded protein: MILLESVKKLSALAHLLQKELPYSISVYGGLQHIRNNNPFNMEVHVDSWPDYRTVVLRRQRQFVTDDSDAFSNPYAIFAKDPAELKRMLQEFKVIDWKQSLLVNGVPGSSFDILQEVADAKNLTLEHFMIPSKVFIHHNPESIRDDGRFHKSSKLSSDTMFLAELINKHISYGGSEQSLNYIKKCIERFPSVCMSDDEGRLMGWSLTDELSAFRMGYILPEFRNKGCMRTIVTFLAKEMHRWGLPVYNFIAEENTISALFSKSFGMTEYPDIYYYLRMTPKKSSL
- the LOC114656318 gene encoding glycine N-acyltransferase-like protein 3 isoform X1, giving the protein MGILTEHNISLYSSRVTEPPSTDLSFIRHTLELHLLSPVTHQSDFSVLLRFTMILLESMKKLSALAHLLQRELPHSITVYGGLQHIRNNNPFNMEVCVDSWPDFRTVVLRRQRQFVTDDSDAFSNPYAIFAKDPAELKRMLQEFKVIDWKQSLLVNGVPGSSFDILQEVADAKNLTLEHFMIPSKVFIHHNPESIRDDGRFHKSSKLSSDTMFLAELINKHISYGGSEQSLNYIKKCIERFPSVCMSDDEGRLMGWSLTDELSAFRMGYILPEFRNKGCMRTIVTFLAKEMHRWGLPVYNFIAEENTISALFSKSFGMTEYPDIYYYLRMTPKKSSL